The segment TCACCAACTGCGATAGAGTCATGAGTGAAGACATAAGTCACAGGAAGTCCTTGAAGAGCTGACAAACGAACTGCTGCCTTCACATAGTCTGAGAAGACAAAGAAGGTACCACCATAGACACGAAGTCCACCGTGGGCTGCCATACCATTCAAGATAGTTCCCATGGCAAATTCACGCACACCAAACTGGATATTGCGGTTGAGTGGGTTTGCTGCATCCTGCAAACCATCTTCCTTGATATAGGTCATGTTTGAGTGAGCCAAGTCAGCTGAACCACCTAAGAAAGTTGGCAAGACCTTAACTGCTGCGTTGAGGGCATCTTGTGATGAGTTACGAGTTGCTTGTGAGAAGCCATTTTCATAAACAGGGAAGTCTTCTGGCTTGATTTCGACTACATCACGACCTTCCAAGATAGCTGTTACTTCAGCTGCTAATTCTGGATGAGCTACTTTGTAGTCTTCGACCAATTTCACCCATGCATCGTAGGCAGCAGCACCGCGGTCTGCTACATTTGCTTTGAAGTCCGCATAGACTTCTGCTGGAATTTCAAATGGTGCGTAGTTCCAGTCAAGTGCTTTGCGAGTTGCTTCTGCTTCCTCTGGTCCAAGCGGCGCACCATGGACGGCATTTGTACCTTGTTTGTTTGGCGAACCATGACCGATAACAGTCTTGATTTCGATAAGAGATGGCTTGCCTGCTGCCTTAGCTTTTTCAATAGCAGCAAAGATTGCATCCACATCTGTACCGTCTGTTACGAGGTCTGTATGCCAGCCATAAGCATTGTAGCGTGCGCGCACATCTTCTGTGAAGGAATCTTTTGTTTCACCATCCAAGTTAATGTCGTTTGAATCGTAAAGAACGATGAGTTTTTCTAATTTTTGAAGACCAGCGTAAGAAGCCGCCTCTGCAGAAACACCCTCCATCAAGTCGCCATCACCACAGATTACATATGTATAGTGGTCAAAAATTAGGAAACCATCGCGGTTGTACTTAGCCGCAAGAAAACGTTCAGCTTGAGCAAAACCTGTTGCCGTTGAAATCCCTTGACCAAGAGGACCTGTTGTCGCATCCACACCTGCTGTGTGACCGAATTCTGGGTGACCTGGTGTTTTTGAGCCCCACTGACGGAAGTTCTTGATTTCGTCCATGCTGACTTCTTCAAAACCTGAAAGGTGAAGAAGTCCGTAAAGCAACATAGAGCCGTGTCCTGCTGACAAGATAAAGCGGTCGCGGTTGATCCAGTTTGGTTGAGCAGGGTTGATACGGAGTTCTTTAGTGAACAAGCTATAGGCCATTGGTGCCGCACCCATGACAACACCTGGGTGGCCAGATTTTGATTTTTCAATGGCGTCAATACCAAGGAAACGAATTGCGTTTACTGAAAGTTGTGACATGTTTTTCTCCTTTTAAAAAGTCATGGCTTCATTATACCATAAAGCGTTTTCTATGTCTGTTTCAAAAGGCAGGACTTTCGTCCCGCCCCTCTTGTCTTCTTATAGCAAGGCCTTGAATTGAATGTTCGAATCTTCCAAGAAGCAATCGTCAAAGCCACGTGGGTGATGGTATTCAATGCGGTCTTTGTCAAGTGGATAGGTGT is part of the Streptococcus suis genome and harbors:
- the tkt gene encoding transketolase yields the protein MSQLSVNAIRFLGIDAIEKSKSGHPGVVMGAAPMAYSLFTKELRINPAQPNWINRDRFILSAGHGSMLLYGLLHLSGFEEVSMDEIKNFRQWGSKTPGHPEFGHTAGVDATTGPLGQGISTATGFAQAERFLAAKYNRDGFLIFDHYTYVICGDGDLMEGVSAEAASYAGLQKLEKLIVLYDSNDINLDGETKDSFTEDVRARYNAYGWHTDLVTDGTDVDAIFAAIEKAKAAGKPSLIEIKTVIGHGSPNKQGTNAVHGAPLGPEEAEATRKALDWNYAPFEIPAEVYADFKANVADRGAAAYDAWVKLVEDYKVAHPELAAEVTAILEGRDVVEIKPEDFPVYENGFSQATRNSSQDALNAAVKVLPTFLGGSADLAHSNMTYIKEDGLQDAANPLNRNIQFGVREFAMGTILNGMAAHGGLRVYGGTFFVFSDYVKAAVRLSALQGLPVTYVFTHDSIAVGEDGPTHEPIEHLAGLRAMPNLNVFRPADARETQAAWYLSLTSKSTPSALVLTRQNLTVEEGTDFDKVAKGAYVVYEAAGFDTILLASGSEVNLAVKTAKELEAAGTKVRVVSVPSTELFDAQDAAYKEEILPNAIRRRLAIEMGATQSWYKYVGLDGKVLGIDTFGASAPAQTVIDNYGFTVENVVKLVGEL